A part of Misgurnus anguillicaudatus chromosome 6, ASM2758022v2, whole genome shotgun sequence genomic DNA contains:
- the LOC129434527 gene encoding cyclic nucleotide-gated channel beta-1 isoform X1: MMPKQQPQQSRDLELDHLVRQSPLRSPRTPSPSSPSSVLDLPNVPSYPRLPPITPTRQLSGISNPAVHIEDDPTSARPSVSSRLSVHPAVNVEDVDSDGGKFGRRSRPIPPIINPQDPNLKTLTVPGVRKANRTRDRKSQTIWTKIKRLYSQDDEDEEELETAVKAWPSQSSISSADDGLNQRPSSSASQASTVVNERLQELVKLFKERTERVKEKLIDPDDSDDETPPASPAKQAPAPPAPPAPEPPAEPKTEQEVTEAPAEKEEEKTKVLCCKIKPQSRLGRLLRYRFPASIDPFTNLIYVLWLFCVSLAFNWNAWMIPVRSAFPYQTPDNIHVWLLIDYLCDTIYILDILAFQPRLQFVQHGDIVSDKKEMRDNYIKAVRFKLDLLSLLPLELFYFKTGINPLLRLPRIMKFMSFFEFNKRLEAILTNAYVYRVVRTTTYLLYAVHCNACLYYWGSSYEGLGVSEWTYDGTGNSYIRCYYFAVKTLLTIGNLPGPTTLFEIVFQLINYFTGVFVFSIMIGQMRDVVGAATAAQTNYRACVDNTVKYMASYRIPKDVQNRVKTWYSYTWQSQGMLDEQELLVQLPDKMRLDIAVDVNYSIISKVPLFQGCDRQMIFDMLKRLRSVVYLPGDYICKKDEVGREMYIIKAGEVQVVGGPDGKTVFVTLKAGAVFGEVSLLAIGGGNRRTANVVARGFANLFILTKKDLNEIMVHYPESQKLLRKKARKMVTKDKKPAEKKEEKEPIPIIPHRAETPKLLKAALEMTEKSGMKGTWSKLKEKTNRSSVSLQHSISSSVMPNSPVHEPNSEQEADAMSQMSDSSMQIPTTPTGSGDGNVFAEDDGPAEVETKCPPIEKETVIK, from the exons ATGATGCCCAAGCAACAACCTCAACAGAGTAGAGATCTCGAGTTGGACCATCTCGTCCGCCAGTCTCCGCTCCGTTCTCCTCGAACCCCTTCGCCTTCCTCCCCAAGCTCTGTCCTTGACCTCCCCAATGTGCCCTCGTACCCTCGTCTGCCACCCATTACCCCTACCAGGCAGTTGTCAGGTATCTCCAACCCTGCTGTCCACATTGAAGATGACCCTACCTCTGCTAGACCCTCAG TGAGTTCCAGACTTAGCGTGCACCCGGCTGTGAACGTAGAAGATGTTGATTCCGACGGAGGAAAATTCGGGAGGAGATCTCGGCCCATACCTCCAATCATAAACCCACAGGACCCCAACCTCAAAACCCTCACTGTACCTGGTGTTCGAAAAGCCAACCGCACCAG AGACAGAAAATCACAGACTATTTGGACCAAGAT CAAAAGACTTTACTCTCaagatgatgaagatgaagagGAACTAGAAACTGCAGTCAAGGCCTGGCCAAGCCAGAGCAGCATCTCCAGTGCAGATGATGG gctTAATCAGCGACCCAGTTCTTCGGCCAGCCAGGCCAGTACTGTAGTGAATGAGAGGTTGCAGGAGCTGGTGAAGCTGTTTAAAGAAAGAACAGAACGTGTCAAGGAGAAACTGATTGATCCAGATGACTCCGATGATGAGACACCACCTGCTT CTCCAGCTAAGCAAGCTCCAGCTCCCCCTGCTCCTCCTGCTCCTGAGCCTCCAGCGGAGCCGAAAACAGAACAGGAGGTGACTGAAGCACCTGCTGAGAAAGAAGAGGAAAAAACTAAAGTACTGTGCTGTAAAATCAAACCTCAGTCCAGGCTTGGTCGACTTCTGCGGTACCGTTTCCCAGCCAGCATCGACCCCTTCACTA ATCTGATCTACGTGCTTTGGCTGTTTTGCGTGTCTTTGGCATTTAACTGGAATGCGTGGATGATTCCCGTGCGTTCGGCGTTCCCTTATCAAACACCGGATAACATCCATGTGTGGCTGTTGATTGACTACCTATGTGACACCATCTACATTCTGGACATTCTGGCCTTTCAACCCCGATTGCAGTTTGTGCAACATGGGGACATTGTG AGCGACAAGAAGGAGATGAGAGATAATTACATCAAAGCCGTTCGGTTCAAG CTGGACTTGCTCAGTCTCCTTCCTCTGGAGCTTTTCTACTTCAAAACAGGAATTAATCCACTCCTCCGCTTACCAAGGATAATGAAG tttatgtctttctttgagTTCAATAAACGTCTGGAAGCTATCCTGACCAACGCTTACGTTTACAG AGTCGTTCGAACCACCACTTATCTACTGTATGCCGTCCACTGTAATGCTTGTCTCTACTACTGGGGCTCATCTTATGAAGGTCTGGGTGTTTCTGAATGGACTTATGATGGGACTGGCAATAGCTA TATCCGCTGTTACTACTTTGCCGTGAAGACTTTGCTCACCATCGGAAACCTGCCGGGACCCACCACACTTTTCGAGATTGTATTTCAGCTCATCAATTACTTCACTGGAGTGTTTGTGTTCTCCATCATGATTGGTCAG ATGAGAGATGTTGTGGGTGCAGCCACGGCCGCTCAGACAAACTATCGTGCATGTGTGGATAACACGGTTAAGTACATGGCCTCCTACCGCATTCCTAAAGATGTGCAGAACAGAGTAAAAACATGGTATAGCTACACGTGGCAGTCCCAAGGCATGCTGG ATGAACAAGAGTTACTAGTTCAGTTACCTGATAAGATGAGATTGGACATTGCTGTGGATGTGAACTATTCCATTATCAGTAAAGTGCCACTCTTCCAG GGTTGCGACAGACAGATGATCTTTGATATGCTGAAAAGGCTCAGATCTGTGGTGTACCTTCCAGGAGATTACATCTGCAAAAAG GATGAAGTGGGCCGTGAAATGTACATCATTAAAGCCGGGGAAGTCCAGGTAGTTGGCGGTCCAGATGGTAAGACGGTGTTTGTGACCCTGAAAGCAGGAGCTGTGTTCGGAGAGGTCAG CTTGCTTGCCATTGGAGGAGGAAACAGACGTACAGCTAATGTAGTAGCACGTGGTTTTGCTAACCTCTTCATCTTGACCAAGAAGGACCTGAATGAGATCATGGTGCACTATCCAGAGTCCCAGAAACTGCTCCGCAAGAAAGCAAG GAAAATGGTGACTAAAGACAAGAAGCCAGCTGAGAAGAAAGAAGAGAAGGAGCCCATCCCAATTATTCCTCATCGTGCCGAGACGCCCAAACTGTTGAAAGCAGCATTGGAGATGACTGAAAAATCAGGGATGAAAGGAACATGGTCCAAATTGAAGGAAAAGACCAATAGATCAAGTGTCTCCTTGCAG CACTCGATCTCTTCATCTGTGATGCCCAACTCGCCCGTCCATGAGCCGAACTCAGAGCAGGAAGCTGACGCCATGTCTCAAATGTCAGACAGCTCAATGCAAATCCCCACGACCCCCACCGGCTCTGGAGATGGGAACGTATTTGCCGAAGACGACGGCCCAGCAGAGGTGGAAACAAAATGTCCTCCGATAGAAAAAGAAACAGTGATCAAATAA
- the LOC129434527 gene encoding cyclic nucleotide-gated channel beta-1 isoform X2: protein MMPKQQPQQSRDLELDHLVRQSPLRSPRTPSPSSPSSVLDLPNVPSYPRLPPITPTRQLSGISNPAVHIEDDPTSARPSVSSRLSVHPAVNVEDVDSDGGKFGRRSRPIPPIINPQDPNLKTLTVPGVRKANRTSKRLYSQDDEDEEELETAVKAWPSQSSISSADDGLNQRPSSSASQASTVVNERLQELVKLFKERTERVKEKLIDPDDSDDETPPASPAKQAPAPPAPPAPEPPAEPKTEQEVTEAPAEKEEEKTKVLCCKIKPQSRLGRLLRYRFPASIDPFTNLIYVLWLFCVSLAFNWNAWMIPVRSAFPYQTPDNIHVWLLIDYLCDTIYILDILAFQPRLQFVQHGDIVSDKKEMRDNYIKAVRFKLDLLSLLPLELFYFKTGINPLLRLPRIMKFMSFFEFNKRLEAILTNAYVYRVVRTTTYLLYAVHCNACLYYWGSSYEGLGVSEWTYDGTGNSYIRCYYFAVKTLLTIGNLPGPTTLFEIVFQLINYFTGVFVFSIMIGQMRDVVGAATAAQTNYRACVDNTVKYMASYRIPKDVQNRVKTWYSYTWQSQGMLDEQELLVQLPDKMRLDIAVDVNYSIISKVPLFQGCDRQMIFDMLKRLRSVVYLPGDYICKKDEVGREMYIIKAGEVQVVGGPDGKTVFVTLKAGAVFGEVSLLAIGGGNRRTANVVARGFANLFILTKKDLNEIMVHYPESQKLLRKKARKMVTKDKKPAEKKEEKEPIPIIPHRAETPKLLKAALEMTEKSGMKGTWSKLKEKTNRSSVSLQHSISSSVMPNSPVHEPNSEQEADAMSQMSDSSMQIPTTPTGSGDGNVFAEDDGPAEVETKCPPIEKETVIK, encoded by the exons ATGATGCCCAAGCAACAACCTCAACAGAGTAGAGATCTCGAGTTGGACCATCTCGTCCGCCAGTCTCCGCTCCGTTCTCCTCGAACCCCTTCGCCTTCCTCCCCAAGCTCTGTCCTTGACCTCCCCAATGTGCCCTCGTACCCTCGTCTGCCACCCATTACCCCTACCAGGCAGTTGTCAGGTATCTCCAACCCTGCTGTCCACATTGAAGATGACCCTACCTCTGCTAGACCCTCAG TGAGTTCCAGACTTAGCGTGCACCCGGCTGTGAACGTAGAAGATGTTGATTCCGACGGAGGAAAATTCGGGAGGAGATCTCGGCCCATACCTCCAATCATAAACCCACAGGACCCCAACCTCAAAACCCTCACTGTACCTGGTGTTCGAAAAGCCAACCGCACCAG CAAAAGACTTTACTCTCaagatgatgaagatgaagagGAACTAGAAACTGCAGTCAAGGCCTGGCCAAGCCAGAGCAGCATCTCCAGTGCAGATGATGG gctTAATCAGCGACCCAGTTCTTCGGCCAGCCAGGCCAGTACTGTAGTGAATGAGAGGTTGCAGGAGCTGGTGAAGCTGTTTAAAGAAAGAACAGAACGTGTCAAGGAGAAACTGATTGATCCAGATGACTCCGATGATGAGACACCACCTGCTT CTCCAGCTAAGCAAGCTCCAGCTCCCCCTGCTCCTCCTGCTCCTGAGCCTCCAGCGGAGCCGAAAACAGAACAGGAGGTGACTGAAGCACCTGCTGAGAAAGAAGAGGAAAAAACTAAAGTACTGTGCTGTAAAATCAAACCTCAGTCCAGGCTTGGTCGACTTCTGCGGTACCGTTTCCCAGCCAGCATCGACCCCTTCACTA ATCTGATCTACGTGCTTTGGCTGTTTTGCGTGTCTTTGGCATTTAACTGGAATGCGTGGATGATTCCCGTGCGTTCGGCGTTCCCTTATCAAACACCGGATAACATCCATGTGTGGCTGTTGATTGACTACCTATGTGACACCATCTACATTCTGGACATTCTGGCCTTTCAACCCCGATTGCAGTTTGTGCAACATGGGGACATTGTG AGCGACAAGAAGGAGATGAGAGATAATTACATCAAAGCCGTTCGGTTCAAG CTGGACTTGCTCAGTCTCCTTCCTCTGGAGCTTTTCTACTTCAAAACAGGAATTAATCCACTCCTCCGCTTACCAAGGATAATGAAG tttatgtctttctttgagTTCAATAAACGTCTGGAAGCTATCCTGACCAACGCTTACGTTTACAG AGTCGTTCGAACCACCACTTATCTACTGTATGCCGTCCACTGTAATGCTTGTCTCTACTACTGGGGCTCATCTTATGAAGGTCTGGGTGTTTCTGAATGGACTTATGATGGGACTGGCAATAGCTA TATCCGCTGTTACTACTTTGCCGTGAAGACTTTGCTCACCATCGGAAACCTGCCGGGACCCACCACACTTTTCGAGATTGTATTTCAGCTCATCAATTACTTCACTGGAGTGTTTGTGTTCTCCATCATGATTGGTCAG ATGAGAGATGTTGTGGGTGCAGCCACGGCCGCTCAGACAAACTATCGTGCATGTGTGGATAACACGGTTAAGTACATGGCCTCCTACCGCATTCCTAAAGATGTGCAGAACAGAGTAAAAACATGGTATAGCTACACGTGGCAGTCCCAAGGCATGCTGG ATGAACAAGAGTTACTAGTTCAGTTACCTGATAAGATGAGATTGGACATTGCTGTGGATGTGAACTATTCCATTATCAGTAAAGTGCCACTCTTCCAG GGTTGCGACAGACAGATGATCTTTGATATGCTGAAAAGGCTCAGATCTGTGGTGTACCTTCCAGGAGATTACATCTGCAAAAAG GATGAAGTGGGCCGTGAAATGTACATCATTAAAGCCGGGGAAGTCCAGGTAGTTGGCGGTCCAGATGGTAAGACGGTGTTTGTGACCCTGAAAGCAGGAGCTGTGTTCGGAGAGGTCAG CTTGCTTGCCATTGGAGGAGGAAACAGACGTACAGCTAATGTAGTAGCACGTGGTTTTGCTAACCTCTTCATCTTGACCAAGAAGGACCTGAATGAGATCATGGTGCACTATCCAGAGTCCCAGAAACTGCTCCGCAAGAAAGCAAG GAAAATGGTGACTAAAGACAAGAAGCCAGCTGAGAAGAAAGAAGAGAAGGAGCCCATCCCAATTATTCCTCATCGTGCCGAGACGCCCAAACTGTTGAAAGCAGCATTGGAGATGACTGAAAAATCAGGGATGAAAGGAACATGGTCCAAATTGAAGGAAAAGACCAATAGATCAAGTGTCTCCTTGCAG CACTCGATCTCTTCATCTGTGATGCCCAACTCGCCCGTCCATGAGCCGAACTCAGAGCAGGAAGCTGACGCCATGTCTCAAATGTCAGACAGCTCAATGCAAATCCCCACGACCCCCACCGGCTCTGGAGATGGGAACGTATTTGCCGAAGACGACGGCCCAGCAGAGGTGGAAACAAAATGTCCTCCGATAGAAAAAGAAACAGTGATCAAATAA
- the LOC141364319 gene encoding uncharacterized protein, translating to MFNWMVKVVPHPPDGQDSLEKAPATVNGKTSNRVKLKSSKSIREEDQTSQTSQGSVQNGMINWLSNGFASALPQPASPLLSRANSDAKSMHDEGSADRTGVINWISQGIGKVVPQPDEKYRQGETPECQEVTEVYDVKELPDYEPLPHIPVVEMVSEDEATEVDTPQFPPKIMNWIKSGFQNALPQHVVRPPNNSNDSSPRSSQCSNKVFSPPPESITSVTEVDLKATSMVGRIVQGLGLSMPQPVLKNKEGYMEDREILQNGSVNSVPADFILEEVDSEDEAQPKEAFSEQPAKTPADLLSCPEAGCQPQIPISPEQSLQLSVAAPSQTHTELEDAETQTARWTPMIESIKREAEDTAILIMEERLMQERLEMTRMAEEVARQTAEMAVRELARARLGIQTIVEEPEDVDQE from the exons TCAAATTAAAGTCATCCAAATCAATAAGGGAAGAAGATCAAACATCTCAAACGTCACAGGGCAG TGTTCAAAATGGAATGATAAACTGGCTCTCCAATGGTTTCGCAAGTGCATTGCCTCAACCTGCAAGTCCTCTTCTCTCCAGGGCCAACTCTGATGCtaaa TCAATGCATGACGAAGGTTCTGCAGACAG GACTGGTGTTATAAACTGGATCTCCCAGGGAATTGGAAAGGTCGTCCCTCAGCCTGATGAGAAATACAGACAGGGAGAGACTCCAGAATGTCAAGAAGTCACAGAA GTCTATGATGTCAAGGAACTTCCTG ATTACGAGCCCTTGCCACATATACCAGTAGTAGAGATGGTGTCGGAGGATGAAGCAACGGAGGTGGATACTCCTCAGTTCCCTCCAAA AATAATGAATTGGATAAAGAGTGGTTTTCAAAACGCTCTGCCTCAACATGTTGTCAGACCTCCAAATAACTCCAACGATTCCTCACCAAGATCATCACAGTGCTCCAACAAAG TTTTTTCACCTCCTCCAGAGTCGATTACCAGCGTTACAGAGGTTGATTTGAAAGCTACCAG TATGGTGGGTCGGATTGTTCAAGGTTTGGGCCTTTCGATGCCGCAGCCCGTGTTAAAAAACAAGGAGGGTTACATG GAGGACAGGGAGATTTTGCAAAATG GTAGTGTAAATTCAGTTCCTGCGGACTTTATCCTTGAAGAGGTTGACTCTGAAGATGAGGCTCAACCGAAGGAAGCTTTCTCTGAACAGCCAGCAAAAACACCAGCAGATTTACTTTCATGTCCAGAAGCTGGGTGCCAACCACAGATACCCATATCACCAGAACAATCCCTTCAACTGAGTGTCGCCGCAccctcacaaacacacacagagctggAAGATGCTGAGACCCAAACAGCACGATGGACGCCCATGATCGAGAGTATCAAGAGAGAGGCAGAGGATACAGCCATACTTATTATGGAGGAACG GTTGATGCAGGAGCGTTTAGAGATGACTCGCATGGCAGAGGAAGTCGCAAGGCAGACAGCAGAGATGGCGGTCAGAGAGCTGGCACGAGCCAGGCTTGGCATTCAGACCATTGTGGAAGAGCCTGAAGATGTTGATCAAGAGTAa